A section of the Citrobacter farmeri genome encodes:
- the lpxB gene encoding lipid-A-disaccharide synthase yields the protein MAEQRPLTIALVAGETSGDILGAGLIRALKARVPDARFVGVAGPRMQAEGCEAWYEMEELAVMGIVEVLGRLRRLLHIRADLTRRFTELQPDVFVGIDAPDFNITLEGNLKKQGIKTIHYVSPSVWAWRQKRVFKIGRSTNMVLAFLPFEKAFYDKYNVPCRFIGHTMADAMPLDPDKNAARDVLGIPHDAHCLALLPGSRGAEVEMLSADFLKTAQLLRQSYPDLEVVVPLVNAKRREQFEQIKAEVAPELSVHMLDGMGREAMVASDAALLASGTAALECMLAKCPMVVGYRMKPFTFWLAKRLVKTDYVSLPNLLAGRELVKELLQEECEPQKLAEALLPLLANGKTSHAMHDTFRELHQQIRCNADEQAADAVLELAR from the coding sequence TCGTCGGCGTTGCCGGCCCGCGCATGCAGGCCGAAGGCTGTGAAGCCTGGTATGAGATGGAAGAACTGGCGGTGATGGGCATTGTGGAAGTGCTTGGGCGCCTGCGTCGTCTGCTGCATATCCGCGCCGATCTGACCCGTCGATTTACCGAGTTACAGCCCGATGTCTTTGTCGGCATTGATGCACCCGATTTCAATATCACCCTCGAAGGGAATCTGAAAAAACAGGGTATCAAAACGATTCATTACGTCAGTCCGTCCGTCTGGGCGTGGCGACAGAAACGTGTTTTCAAAATAGGCAGATCGACCAACATGGTTCTGGCTTTTCTGCCTTTCGAAAAAGCGTTTTACGACAAGTACAACGTACCGTGCCGTTTTATCGGTCACACGATGGCGGACGCGATGCCGCTGGATCCAGATAAAAATGCGGCACGCGATGTGCTGGGAATCCCCCATGATGCGCACTGCCTGGCATTATTACCCGGCAGTCGCGGTGCGGAAGTAGAAATGCTCAGCGCCGACTTCCTGAAAACGGCCCAACTGTTGCGCCAGAGCTACCCCGATCTTGAAGTGGTGGTGCCGCTGGTCAACGCTAAACGGCGTGAGCAGTTCGAGCAGATCAAAGCAGAGGTTGCACCGGAGCTTTCCGTCCACATGCTGGATGGGATGGGGCGTGAAGCAATGGTTGCCAGTGATGCCGCGCTGCTGGCATCCGGTACCGCTGCGCTCGAGTGTATGCTGGCGAAATGCCCGATGGTGGTGGGATATCGCATGAAGCCCTTTACGTTCTGGCTGGCGAAGCGACTGGTGAAGACCGATTATGTCTCGCTGCCAAACCTGCTGGCGGGAAGGGAACTGGTGAAAGAGCTATTGCAGGAAGAGTGCGAGCCGCAAAAGCTGGCTGAGGCGCTTCTCCCCTTGCTGGCGAACGGTAAAACCAGCCATGCGATGCACGATACTTTCCGCGAACTGCATCAGCAGATCCGCTGTAACGCCGATGAGCAGGCGGCGGATGCGGTCCTGGAGTTAGCACGATGA